From Brevibacterium ihuae, the proteins below share one genomic window:
- a CDS encoding RDD family protein, with the protein MIDRDDLGSWLDGPQFSTPAGYWPGKNLGLPESGSGSIAPLWRRFLGLMLDWGMCYAIAAFLFDAHPLAIPAIFALENIVLVSTLGMTVGHWASGLRVMSLAGAAPGLRAGLVRTLLLVLVIPAIVSNVDNRGLHDVAARTVIVRR; encoded by the coding sequence GTGATCGATCGCGACGACCTCGGCTCCTGGCTCGACGGACCCCAGTTCTCCACCCCGGCCGGCTACTGGCCCGGGAAGAACCTCGGGCTGCCGGAGTCCGGCTCGGGGTCGATCGCCCCGCTGTGGCGGCGGTTCCTCGGCCTCATGCTCGACTGGGGGATGTGCTACGCCATCGCGGCCTTCCTCTTCGACGCCCACCCCCTGGCGATCCCGGCGATCTTCGCCCTCGAGAACATCGTCCTCGTGTCGACCCTCGGGATGACGGTCGGACACTGGGCGAGCGGCCTGCGGGTGATGTCCCTCGCCGGTGCCGCCCCGGGCCTCCGCGCGGGCCTCGTCCGCACGCTGCTGCTCGTCCTCGTCATCCCCGCGATCGTGAGCAACGTCGACAACCGGGGCCTTCACGACGTCGCCGCCCGGACGGTGATCGTCCGCCGCTGA
- a CDS encoding response regulator transcription factor, which yields MAHILIAEDEANIARFIAKGLAKAGHSSDIAPDGMFALQSALHGDYDLIVLDVGLPTIDGFAILAALRESKNTTPVIMCTARTSSEDTVHGLTGGADDYLAKPFQVSELVARVELRLRSRHPEPENPPTGSLPAIRAGAIELDPHSRTAAVGDRRVDLSAREYTLAELFVQNAGSVLSRKQILDRVWGLDHEGRSNVVEVYVRYLRQKFGAEAIETVRGIGYRMLEDPPVGR from the coding sequence GTGGCACACATCCTGATCGCCGAGGACGAGGCGAACATCGCCCGATTCATCGCCAAGGGCCTCGCCAAGGCCGGGCACTCCTCCGACATCGCCCCCGATGGGATGTTCGCCCTCCAGTCGGCGCTCCACGGCGACTACGATCTCATCGTGCTCGACGTCGGTCTCCCGACGATCGACGGGTTCGCCATCCTCGCCGCGCTCCGGGAGTCGAAGAACACCACGCCGGTGATCATGTGCACGGCCCGCACGTCGAGCGAGGACACCGTGCACGGCCTCACCGGGGGAGCGGATGACTATCTCGCCAAGCCCTTCCAGGTGTCCGAGCTCGTCGCGCGCGTCGAGCTCCGGCTGCGGAGCCGCCACCCGGAGCCGGAGAACCCGCCGACCGGCAGCCTGCCCGCGATCCGGGCCGGCGCGATCGAGCTCGATCCGCACTCCCGCACCGCCGCCGTCGGGGACCGGCGCGTCGATCTGTCGGCGCGCGAGTACACCCTCGCCGAGCTCTTCGTGCAGAATGCCGGGTCCGTGCTCTCCCGAAAGCAGATCCTCGACCGCGTGTGGGGGCTCGACCACGAGGGCCGGTCCAACGTCGTCGAGGTCTACGTCCGGTACCTGCGCCAGAAGTTCGGTGCCGAGGCGATCGAGACGGTGCGGGGAATCGGCTACCGGATGCTCGAGGACCCCCCGGTCGGTCGCTGA
- a CDS encoding DUF4191 domain-containing protein produces the protein MSTDSEKRRGPFSRKPKDPKKPGRIAQMRQVVQLARRHNPASVWLMAAAVVGCIGVGVIVGFVFGPMWLWVILGVLTGVFLALFLLGRFAETAAFEEMRGQPGAIGAVLNTARRGWLMDEQPIAVDPRTRDLVYRSTGKGGVILVSEGPKNRAAKMLQKEEKRHARVLPNVPIHTFQGGEGEDQIPMNRIVKTVHKVPRPLNKAEVLAVRKRLTALGTMASRPPIPKGIDPMRARPDRKALRGR, from the coding sequence ATGTCAACAGACTCAGAGAAGCGCCGCGGACCGTTCAGCCGGAAGCCCAAGGATCCCAAGAAGCCCGGTCGCATCGCACAGATGCGGCAGGTCGTCCAGCTGGCCCGCCGCCACAACCCCGCTTCGGTGTGGCTCATGGCCGCCGCCGTCGTCGGCTGCATCGGTGTCGGAGTGATCGTCGGTTTCGTGTTCGGCCCCATGTGGCTGTGGGTGATCCTCGGCGTGCTCACCGGCGTCTTCCTCGCCCTCTTCCTCCTCGGCCGCTTCGCGGAGACCGCTGCGTTCGAGGAGATGCGCGGACAGCCCGGCGCCATCGGCGCCGTCCTCAACACCGCCCGCCGCGGCTGGCTCATGGACGAGCAGCCCATCGCCGTCGACCCGCGCACCCGTGACCTCGTCTACCGCTCCACCGGCAAGGGCGGCGTGATCCTCGTCAGCGAGGGTCCGAAGAACCGCGCGGCGAAGATGCTCCAGAAGGAGGAGAAGCGCCACGCGCGGGTGTTGCCCAACGTGCCGATCCACACCTTCCAGGGCGGCGAGGGCGAGGACCAGATCCCGATGAACCGAATCGTCAAGACGGTGCACAAGGTGCCCCGGCCGCTCAACAAGGCCGAGGTCCTCGCCGTCCGCAAGCGGCTCACCGCACTCGGCACGATGGCGAGCCGGCCGCCGATCCCCAAGGGCATCGACCCGATGCGCGCCCGCCCCGATCGCAAGGCGCTGCGCGGACGCTGA
- a CDS encoding mycothione reductase — protein sequence MTHYDLLVIGTGSGNSIVDEHFDGMSVAIAESGLFGGTCLNVGCIPTKMFVHTADLAAAAADSGAFGITTRFEGADWPAIRDRVFGRIDPIESSGRQYRTHELPNVTVYPEHVRFTGPKSFAADSGQVFTADRVVIAAGSRPMLPEIPGIDAERIDSPGYPVVTNDTVMRLDSLPRTMTIVGGGFIAAEFAHVFSALGVDVTVLVRGTGLLTALDETVTERFTRAFTTHHRTHLGAQIRSAEVTAGGVRLAFASSGRVADAAIPADTTTDLVLLATGRVPNVDRLGLDTAGIDVVDGRVAVDEHQRVLSGGTPLPGVFALGDISSPYLLKHVANHEARIVRSNLLADIRAGGPGAAGDSALAVTNHRAVPAAVFSRPQLAHVGATEAELRAAGIDATVAIQEYGDVAYGWALEDGTGFVKLIADRRTRQLLGAHIMGDEASMIIQPLIQAMAFELPADRMARDQYWIHPALPEAVENALLGLDFAD from the coding sequence ATGACGCACTACGATCTGCTGGTCATCGGCACCGGCTCGGGCAACTCGATCGTCGACGAGCACTTCGACGGGATGTCGGTCGCGATCGCCGAATCCGGGCTGTTCGGCGGCACTTGCCTCAACGTCGGCTGCATCCCGACGAAGATGTTCGTCCACACTGCCGACCTCGCCGCGGCCGCCGCCGACTCCGGAGCCTTCGGCATCACCACCCGGTTCGAGGGGGCCGATTGGCCGGCGATCCGCGACCGGGTCTTCGGGCGCATCGACCCGATCGAGTCGAGCGGGCGGCAGTACCGGACGCATGAGCTTCCGAACGTCACCGTGTACCCCGAGCACGTCCGGTTCACCGGTCCGAAGTCCTTCGCCGCGGACTCCGGCCAGGTGTTCACCGCCGATCGCGTCGTCATCGCCGCCGGTTCACGGCCCATGCTGCCGGAGATCCCGGGGATCGATGCCGAGAGGATCGACTCGCCCGGATACCCCGTCGTCACCAATGACACCGTCATGCGCCTCGATTCGCTGCCGCGCACGATGACCATCGTCGGCGGAGGCTTCATCGCCGCAGAGTTCGCGCACGTGTTCTCCGCCCTCGGCGTCGACGTCACCGTCCTCGTCCGCGGCACCGGGCTGCTCACGGCGCTCGACGAGACGGTCACCGAGCGCTTCACCCGCGCCTTCACGACCCACCACCGGACGCACCTCGGAGCTCAGATCCGATCCGCGGAGGTCACCGCCGGCGGCGTCCGGCTCGCATTCGCGAGCTCCGGCCGCGTCGCGGACGCCGCGATCCCCGCTGACACCACCACCGATCTCGTGCTGCTCGCCACCGGGCGCGTGCCGAATGTCGACCGCCTCGGTCTCGACACCGCCGGGATCGATGTCGTCGACGGCCGGGTCGCGGTCGACGAGCACCAGCGGGTGCTCTCAGGCGGGACTCCCCTGCCCGGCGTGTTCGCCCTCGGCGACATCAGTTCGCCCTACCTGCTCAAGCATGTCGCCAACCACGAGGCCCGCATCGTCCGGAGCAATCTCCTCGCCGACATCCGCGCCGGCGGGCCGGGCGCGGCAGGGGATTCCGCGCTCGCAGTGACGAATCACCGCGCCGTGCCCGCCGCGGTCTTCTCCCGCCCGCAGCTCGCGCACGTCGGAGCCACCGAGGCCGAGCTCCGCGCAGCGGGCATCGACGCCACGGTGGCGATCCAGGAGTACGGCGACGTCGCCTACGGCTGGGCTCTCGAGGACGGCACCGGATTCGTCAAGCTCATCGCCGACCGCCGCACCCGGCAGCTCCTCGGAGCGCACATCATGGGCGACGAGGCCTCGATGATCATCCAGCCGCTCATCCAGGCGATGGCCTTCGAACTGCCGGCCGACCGGATGGCGCGCGACCAGTACTGGATCCATCCCGCACTGCCCGAGGCCGTCGAGAACGCGCTGCTGGGCCTCGACTTCGCCGACTGA
- the glnA gene encoding type I glutamate--ammonia ligase → MFSTPSELVSYLKDNDVQFVDIRFCDLPGVVQHFNLPASAYGENEITEGLLFDGSSITGFQGIHESDMKLLADVSSAFIDPYRDAKTLVVNHSIVDPFTDEPYSRDPRQVAAKAEAYLKSTGIADTVFIGAEAEFYLFDSIRYQNDPGHGFFKIDSEEAAWNTGREELGGNLGYKTPYKGGYFPVSPSDHFADVRDAISLTLQELGFEVERAHHEVGTAGQQEINYKFDSLKKAGDQLLDFKYVVKNTALEYGKSATFMPKPLYGDNGSGMHCHQSLWKDGEPLFYDENGYAGLSDVARWYIGGLIEHAGAVLAFTNPTINSYRRLVKGYEAPVNLVYSARNRSAAIRIPVTGSSPKAKRLEFRVPDPSCNPYLAFSAQLMAGLDGIKNRIEPPEPIDKDLYELPPEELGDIKLVPGTLDEALLELEADHDFLTAGDVFTDDLIETWIRIKREEELEVARLRPTPTEFELYYSI, encoded by the coding sequence TTGTTCTCCACACCTTCCGAACTCGTGTCCTACCTCAAGGACAACGACGTCCAGTTCGTCGACATCCGGTTCTGCGACCTCCCCGGAGTGGTGCAGCACTTCAATCTTCCGGCCTCCGCCTACGGCGAGAACGAGATCACCGAGGGTCTGCTCTTCGACGGCTCGTCGATCACCGGGTTCCAGGGCATCCACGAGTCCGACATGAAGCTCCTCGCCGACGTGTCCTCGGCATTCATCGACCCCTACCGCGATGCGAAGACCCTCGTGGTCAACCACTCGATCGTCGATCCGTTCACCGACGAGCCGTACTCGCGCGACCCGCGCCAGGTCGCCGCCAAGGCCGAGGCCTACCTCAAGAGCACCGGCATCGCCGACACCGTCTTCATCGGTGCGGAGGCGGAGTTCTACCTCTTCGACAGCATCCGGTACCAGAACGATCCCGGCCACGGCTTCTTCAAGATCGACTCGGAGGAAGCGGCCTGGAACACCGGCCGTGAGGAGCTCGGCGGCAACCTCGGCTACAAGACCCCCTACAAGGGCGGTTACTTCCCGGTCTCCCCCTCGGACCACTTCGCCGACGTGCGCGACGCCATCTCGCTCACCCTCCAGGAGCTCGGTTTCGAGGTCGAGCGCGCCCACCACGAGGTCGGCACCGCGGGCCAGCAGGAGATCAACTACAAGTTCGACTCGCTCAAGAAGGCCGGCGACCAGCTCCTCGACTTCAAGTACGTCGTGAAGAACACCGCGCTCGAGTACGGCAAGTCCGCGACCTTCATGCCGAAGCCGCTCTACGGCGACAACGGCTCGGGCATGCACTGCCACCAGTCCCTGTGGAAGGACGGCGAGCCGCTGTTCTACGACGAGAACGGCTACGCGGGCCTCTCCGACGTCGCCCGCTGGTACATCGGCGGCCTCATCGAGCACGCCGGCGCGGTCCTCGCCTTCACCAACCCGACGATCAACTCCTACCGCCGTCTGGTCAAGGGCTACGAGGCACCGGTCAACCTCGTGTACTCCGCGCGCAACCGCTCCGCGGCGATCCGCATCCCGGTCACCGGCTCCTCGCCCAAGGCGAAGCGCCTCGAGTTCCGCGTGCCGGACCCGTCGTGCAATCCGTACCTCGCCTTCTCCGCCCAGCTCATGGCCGGACTCGACGGGATCAAGAACCGCATCGAGCCGCCGGAGCCGATCGACAAGGATCTCTACGAGCTGCCCCCGGAGGAGCTCGGCGACATCAAGCTCGTGCCGGGCACCCTCGACGAGGCGCTCCTCGAGCTCGAAGCCGATCACGACTTCCTCACCGCGGGCGACGTGTTCACCGACGACCTCATCGAGACGTGGATCAGGATCAAGCGCGAGGAGGAGCTCGAGGTGGCGCGCCTGCGTCCCACCCCGACCGAGTTCGAGCTGTACTACTCGATCTGA